A DNA window from Streptomyces canus contains the following coding sequences:
- a CDS encoding GlsB/YeaQ/YmgE family stress response membrane protein, which translates to MSIIGWIILGLLAGAIAKFLLPGRDPGGFIGTTLIGIAGAFIGGWISARWLDHPVTKSFYDGTTWAAAIGGSLVLLIAYRLLFGNSRD; encoded by the coding sequence ATGAGCATCATCGGCTGGATCATCCTGGGGCTGTTGGCCGGAGCCATCGCCAAGTTCCTGCTGCCGGGCCGGGACCCGGGCGGCTTCATCGGGACGACCCTCATCGGCATCGCGGGCGCGTTCATCGGTGGCTGGATATCGGCCCGTTGGCTGGACCACCCGGTCACCAAGAGCTTCTACGACGGGACCACCTGGGCCGCAGCGATCGGCGGCTCCCTCGTGCTCCTGATCGCCTACCGTCTCCTCTTCGGCAACTCGCGCGACTGA
- a CDS encoding YajQ family cyclic di-GMP-binding protein, whose protein sequence is MADSSFDIVSKVERQEVDNALNQAAKEISQRYDFKGVGASISWSGDKILMEANSEDRVNAVLDVFQSKLIKRGISLKALDAGEPQLSGKEYKIFASIEEGISQENAKKVAKIIRDEGPKGVKAQVQGDELRVSSKSRDDLQSIIALLKGKDFDFAIQFVNYR, encoded by the coding sequence ATGGCCGACTCCAGTTTCGACATCGTCTCGAAGGTCGAGCGGCAGGAGGTCGACAACGCCCTCAACCAGGCCGCCAAGGAGATCTCTCAGCGCTACGACTTCAAGGGCGTGGGTGCCTCGATCTCGTGGTCCGGTGACAAGATCCTGATGGAGGCGAACTCCGAGGACCGGGTCAATGCCGTCCTCGACGTCTTCCAGTCCAAGCTGATCAAGCGTGGGATCTCCCTGAAGGCGCTCGACGCGGGCGAGCCGCAGCTCTCCGGCAAGGAGTACAAGATCTTCGCGTCGATCGAGGAGGGCATCTCCCAGGAGAACGCGAAGAAGGTCGCGAAGATCATCCGTGACGAGGGCCCGAAGGGCGTGAAGGCCCAGGTCCAGGGCGACGAGCTGCGGGTCAGCTCGAAGAGCCGTGACGACCTGCAGTCCATCATCGCCCTGCTGAAGGGCAAGGACTTCGACTTCGCGATCCAGTTCGTGAACTACCGGTGA
- a CDS encoding nuclear transport factor 2 family protein, translating into MPAAQEALLRRMYEIFATDERDAFVPHCLASDVDWPNMLDGGRLRGREAVRAYWARQFAAGHPLVRLEGLESDGLAGAVVVTVRLGVRDASGERWAGETVEHVYRFGEDGLVVRMDVREGSGSGSGSGA; encoded by the coding sequence GTGCCGGCCGCGCAAGAGGCGTTGCTGCGGCGGATGTACGAGATCTTCGCGACGGACGAGCGGGACGCCTTCGTACCGCATTGTCTGGCCTCGGACGTGGACTGGCCGAACATGCTGGACGGCGGCCGACTGCGCGGACGTGAGGCGGTACGGGCGTACTGGGCACGGCAGTTCGCGGCAGGGCATCCCCTCGTACGGCTGGAGGGGCTGGAGTCGGACGGGCTCGCCGGGGCGGTGGTGGTGACCGTACGGCTCGGGGTGCGCGATGCGTCGGGCGAGCGGTGGGCCGGGGAGACGGTCGAGCACGTGTACCGGTTCGGGGAGGACGGGCTCGTGGTGCGGATGGACGTGCGGGAGGGATCGGGGTCCGGGTCTGGATCGGGGGCGTAG